Genomic window (Argopecten irradians isolate NY chromosome 13, Ai_NY, whole genome shotgun sequence):
CTTGAATCCTCCACTTTCACGATACGTACACCTACCCCATCACCAGTGACTGCCACTGTATTGTTGTCCACCAAACATACATCCCGTGGATAACCAGGAACGGTCAACTGATCCAGGTACTGCCCCTCATCTGTAAACAGCTTCAGTTTACTGTTATTGTAGTCACTCACTACCATGGTGCCATCAGGAAGGTACAAAACTCCACAAACACAACAGTAACTCTGATCTTCTGGAATCTTTATGTTGAACTTCTTTATCTCCTTCACCTGACAGTCTAACAGTGACACTGGACGAAAACCAGGATCAACAGGAAATCGTCGAGGCTTTTTCTCGATAACAATCTTCCCCAACATGGCAACACCTTCAGTTCTAGACTTAGGAAGCTGGTGCTGAATACTGACTGAAGTAGAGGAATCTCTCATGTCTTTGATCAGATCCTGACATGACTCGATCTCGGCCTGTCCTCTCTGATACATCATTATGGCCTCCGTGGGGTTGTTTTCCTCCACAGCTTTGACGGAGGACTTCATGGTACTAAGCATACACTTCATCAGACGATCACATTGCCGTAACGACACCTCCATCTTCTCCTTCTCCTCTTTATACTTTGTAACCAATTCATCCGTGACGGCTTTCTGACATTCATCTAGCTCTTCATCAATCCTCTTGCGTAGATCCGTGATACTCTTCAGAGCCATTTCTTGATTTTGTACCAAAGTTTGAATCCGTTCATCAAAGTCCGTCACTAACGACTTCAGGACATCTGCCCCCTTCTTCAGTTTCTCTTTCATGTCTTCTAGTTGTTTCCCACTTTTTACCTTCTCTAAATATTCCTTTGCTTTAATGGTAATTTCACATTGCTTGTGGAATTTGATCATACATTCAGAACATCCAAGACATTTGTGTTTCTCACAATACCAAAGCATTTTTTCTTCATGTTGATGACATTTCGGGACCGATTCTTCCTCTTTTGACCGCCTGATATCATACTCACTGATATCTAAGATATCACAGTCATTGTGTATGAAATCATGGTGTTGTTCCTTACAGCTCTCACAAAAGAACGAGTTCATCATCTTGCACCAGAACTTAGCTGGATTCGTCATGGTACCTTTCCTCTGGCAGGGTTTGCAG
Coding sequences:
- the LOC138305515 gene encoding transcription intermediary factor 1-beta-like, whose protein sequence is MAEGGRPPELHSHLLECPICLDRLRQPKSLPCLHSFCQECLGTYITKEISEKRVSDTSFPCPICRRTTSPVNQTEAKEKWAEQFPTNVMIQDLIQLKERSTELPYCKPCQRKGTMTNPAKFWCKMMNSFFCESCKEQHHDFIHNDCDILDISEYDIRRSKEEESVPKCHQHEEKMLWYCEKHKCLGCSECMIKFHKQCEITIKAKEYLEKVKSGKQLEDMKEKLKKGADVLKSLVTDFDERIQTLVQNQEMALKSITDLRKRIDEELDECQKAVTDELVTKYKEEKEKMEVSLRQCDRLMKCMLSTMKSSVKAVEENNPTEAIMMYQRGQAEIESCQDLIKDMRDSSTSVSIQHQLPKSRTEGVAMLGKIVIEKKPRRFPVDPGFRPVSLLDCQVKEIKKFNIKIPEDQSYCCVCGVLYLPDGTMVVSDYNNSKLKLFTDEGQYLDQLTVPGYPRDVCLVDNNTVAVTGDGVGVRIVKVEDSRLSLLSVINTENDWYGVAYTDGRFVVSDGGVYSITQDGAIDLLHQYNTTCWNLVRDTVTGDILVSVYNTSQGQVAVSRLSADKRHTDVMKAGVLKGSRGIDVDSEGNIYLCGMDSNNVVQMSGDGTRVRELLTSAHGIQTPWAIAFHGDKFVVSNINASHDGRDHIRIFQLY